The proteins below are encoded in one region of Candidatus Binataceae bacterium:
- a CDS encoding HAMP domain-containing sensor histidine kinase — protein sequence MATAQFIAADEVGADQPGLILSPRRPVAADRRVLLEIDHDAEAISTLKVAGPIAIFFLFAYGSLEVLRFGQHELSPYQYAAFAIVTAFFGLTWLSVFRRYWKAWTLTTCVIVIALFIKIAALNHTPELAFIAIVLCPFATAAFVMWGPRWQGMLNLGCLALFGAAQLFVPAHDQYTIYRWLGFVAALVLSWFTAVFLDRYRGKLRAQMEQLAAAAKFRERQVGTMTHDIRNPLATLVGLVTLLEEDELSEKETTHLLARVGSTSRAMDLLVKNVLDMYLLEEDNLQPHPRVIDPNVIVQEVADVYGREARLKGLRMRTELGGMPRGSLDPLHLERITANLLSNGIQRTESGEVVLRTFLSGGKVIVEVQDTGPQLSQEQFSHLFERPVQDRQGMGSSGWKLYIARALTETNGGTVSARTHANRGLTLIAEIPFWEP from the coding sequence ATGGCAACAGCTCAGTTCATAGCGGCGGACGAAGTCGGCGCTGACCAGCCGGGGCTGATACTTAGTCCACGGCGTCCTGTAGCCGCCGACCGGCGCGTTCTGCTCGAGATCGATCACGACGCCGAAGCCATCAGCACCCTCAAGGTCGCGGGGCCGATTGCGATCTTTTTCCTGTTCGCCTACGGCAGCCTCGAGGTGCTGCGGTTCGGTCAGCATGAACTAAGCCCCTACCAGTACGCTGCGTTCGCGATCGTCACTGCGTTTTTCGGCCTTACCTGGCTGAGCGTGTTTCGCCGCTATTGGAAAGCCTGGACGCTGACTACCTGCGTCATTGTCATCGCGCTGTTCATAAAGATCGCGGCGCTCAACCACACTCCCGAACTCGCCTTTATCGCCATCGTTCTGTGCCCGTTCGCGACCGCGGCCTTCGTGATGTGGGGGCCGCGATGGCAGGGAATGCTCAACCTCGGATGCCTCGCCCTGTTCGGCGCGGCCCAGTTGTTCGTGCCCGCGCACGATCAGTACACGATTTATCGATGGCTGGGTTTTGTCGCCGCGCTGGTGTTGTCGTGGTTCACGGCGGTGTTTCTCGACCGCTACCGGGGCAAGCTGCGCGCGCAGATGGAGCAGCTGGCGGCGGCGGCCAAGTTCCGCGAGCGCCAGGTCGGCACGATGACCCATGACATCCGCAATCCCCTCGCCACGCTGGTAGGGCTCGTGACGCTGCTCGAGGAGGACGAGCTCAGCGAAAAAGAGACCACCCATCTGCTGGCCCGCGTCGGCTCGACCTCGCGCGCGATGGACTTGCTGGTTAAGAACGTGCTCGACATGTACCTGCTCGAAGAGGATAACCTCCAACCTCATCCGCGAGTCATCGACCCCAACGTCATCGTGCAGGAAGTTGCCGACGTTTACGGTCGCGAGGCGCGGCTTAAGGGGCTGCGGATGCGCACCGAGTTGGGCGGGATGCCGCGCGGCAGTCTCGATCCGCTCCATCTCGAGCGCATCACGGCCAACCTGCTCAGCAACGGCATCCAGCGCACCGAAAGCGGCGAAGTGGTGCTGCGCACCTTCTTAAGCGGCGGCAAGGTGATCGTTGAGGTTCAGGACACCGGCCCGCAGCTCAGTCAGGAACAATTCTCGCACCTGTTCGAGCGGCCGGTGCAAGATCGGCAGGGGATGGGTTCGTCAGGCTGGAAGCTATACATCGCGCGCGCGCTTACCGAGACCAACGGCGGCACCGTAAGCGCGCGCACGCATGCCAACCGCGGGCTGACCCTGATCGCCGAAATTCCCTTCTGGGAGCCCTGA
- a CDS encoding 4Fe-4S dicluster domain-containing protein: protein MRYGFVIDQNRCIGCHACTVACKDEHKVPVGVFRTWVKYIEKGSFPGTSRHFGVMRCNHCEQAPCVEICPTRALFRRDNGIVDFDNSRCIGCKSCMQACPYDALYIDPATSTAAKCNFCAHRVEANLEPACVVVCPTQAIMTGDLDDPQSRVSRIVATQKVAARKPHKGTQPKLFYVGIEGDLLQPSMMRPEESSMWADHNPLGGERPPTGEDAGGVAPGSSRIVYDVAHPAPWGAIPAAYLWTKSIAAGALLVAAMLFATPSGGDRVLVDIAGPTVALLFLGITVVLLVADLKQPWRFYYLLTKPNFRSWLVWGTYILMIYGALATAWLACGIFARSVPDVLATATAIFGVASACYSAFLFAQAKGRDLWQSPIFIWHLLVQALIGGAAILLLAAALLGSTDAVSYMSAMVLLLALILGLAMILIELTLPAMSEDFRRAAELILRGALGRRFWGAAVVLGTLVPSSLLGVAMATNTMALATIAAVLSLFGLWVFENIFIEAGQAVPLS, encoded by the coding sequence GTGCGTTATGGTTTCGTGATCGACCAGAACCGATGCATCGGATGCCACGCATGCACGGTCGCCTGCAAGGACGAGCATAAGGTCCCGGTCGGCGTCTTCCGCACCTGGGTCAAATACATCGAGAAGGGTTCCTTTCCCGGCACCAGCCGCCATTTCGGCGTGATGCGCTGCAATCACTGCGAGCAGGCGCCCTGCGTCGAGATCTGCCCGACCAGGGCGCTCTTCAGGCGCGACAATGGGATCGTCGATTTCGACAACAGCCGCTGCATCGGATGCAAATCATGCATGCAGGCCTGCCCCTACGACGCGCTTTACATCGACCCGGCGACCAGCACAGCCGCCAAGTGCAACTTCTGCGCGCATCGCGTCGAAGCCAACCTCGAGCCGGCCTGCGTCGTGGTCTGTCCCACGCAGGCGATCATGACCGGCGACCTCGACGATCCGCAAAGCCGCGTAAGTCGCATCGTGGCGACGCAGAAGGTCGCGGCCCGCAAGCCGCACAAGGGCACACAGCCCAAGCTCTTTTATGTCGGTATCGAGGGCGACCTGCTGCAGCCGTCGATGATGCGGCCGGAAGAAAGCTCGATGTGGGCCGACCACAATCCGCTCGGCGGCGAACGTCCGCCGACCGGCGAAGACGCCGGCGGCGTCGCGCCCGGCTCGTCGCGCATCGTATATGACGTCGCGCATCCCGCGCCCTGGGGAGCGATTCCTGCGGCGTACCTATGGACCAAATCAATCGCGGCGGGCGCGCTGCTCGTCGCCGCTATGCTGTTCGCGACGCCGAGCGGCGGCGACCGCGTCCTGGTTGATATCGCCGGTCCAACTGTTGCCCTGCTGTTTCTCGGCATCACGGTCGTGCTGTTGGTCGCGGACCTCAAGCAGCCGTGGCGTTTTTACTATCTGCTAACCAAACCCAATTTTCGCTCGTGGCTGGTCTGGGGAACGTACATCCTGATGATCTATGGCGCGCTCGCGACGGCGTGGCTCGCCTGCGGCATCTTCGCCCGCTCGGTCCCCGACGTTCTGGCGACCGCGACCGCTATCTTTGGGGTCGCCTCGGCCTGCTACTCGGCATTCCTCTTCGCCCAGGCCAAGGGCCGCGATCTCTGGCAAAGCCCGATCTTCATCTGGCACCTGCTGGTGCAGGCGCTTATTGGCGGCGCGGCGATTCTGTTACTTGCGGCCGCGCTGCTCGGCTCTACGGATGCCGTGAGTTATATGTCGGCGATGGTTCTGTTGTTGGCGCTGATCCTCGGGCTCGCGATGATCCTTATCGAACTCACGCTGCCGGCAATGAGCGAGGATTTTCGCCGCGCCGCCGAACTCATCCTGCGCGGCGCTCTCGGCCGGCGCTTCTGGGGCGCAGCCGTGGTGCTCGGGACCCTCGTGCCGTCTTCCTTGCTCGGAGTCGCGATGGCAACGAACACGATGGCGCTCGCGACTATCGCGGCCGTCCTCAGCCTGTTCGGATTGTGGGTGTTCGAGAATATCTTCATCGAAGCCGGACAGGCGGTGCCGCTCAGTTAG
- a CDS encoding molybdopterin-dependent oxidoreductase codes for MAEAKDTPEPLNPAAMELEAPAGGLSAFPPIERWDDWVEYDPAAWPRKVEKRYTLVPTVCFNCEAGCGLLGYVDKSDFTIRKFEGNPAHPGSRGRNCAKGPATINQVTDPERIRYPMRRAGQRGEGKWERVTWDEALDDLAGRIRRALVDGRRNEIVYHVGRPGHELIYNHRILHAWGIDGHNSHTNVCSAGARTGYAFWHGADRPSPDHANARFILLLSSHLEAGHYFNPHAQRIIEAKQRGARVCVIDTRLSNTATKADWWMSTWPGTEAAVLLAMCHVILRERLYDREFLRRWVNWEEYLREEHPGRAQTFEAFLEALAEVYAQYTPEFAEHESGAPASVIVEVAREIGRAGPALATHVWRNAAAGNLGGWQVARALEFLVVLMGAVDAPGGTAPNSANKFVPAPPMMPPPAKMWNELMWPREFPLAFFEMSFLLPHFLKQGRGKISAYFTRVYNPVWTNPDGMSWIEALTDESKIERHACLTPIWSETAQFADYVLPMGHGPERHDLLSQETHAARWIGFRQPVARVALERAGKRFNFTYEAHREAGLGEVWEEDEFWIELSWRIDPDGALGIRKYFESPYRPGEKLTVEDFYRWIFDNSVPGLPAAAAKENLAPLAYMRKYGAFLIEEGSYRVHEKAPPARDLEDAAVDPASKVITHGGAAVGVEIDGRAHVGFPTPSRKLEFYSRTLKEWKWPEYSIPTYIRSHVHWSKIDRARGEMLLLPTFRLPTLVHTRSANAKWLYEISNRNPLWLNPEDARRFSVDTSGLLKIATEIGYFIDKVWVTESIRPGVIACSHHLGRWRLQEESGGERWASGLVELTRKEEGAWMMRQVHGVRPFASADPDSERVWWQDAGVHQNLIFPVQPDPISGQHCWHQKVTVSGAGPEDRYGDIFVDTRKSHEVYRRWLEMTRPAPGPGGLRRPTWLARVYRPAPEAFYIK; via the coding sequence ATGGCTGAAGCGAAGGACACGCCTGAGCCGCTCAATCCGGCGGCGATGGAACTGGAGGCGCCAGCCGGCGGGCTAAGCGCGTTCCCACCGATCGAGCGATGGGACGACTGGGTCGAGTACGACCCGGCCGCGTGGCCGCGCAAGGTCGAGAAACGTTACACGCTGGTGCCGACCGTATGCTTCAACTGCGAGGCCGGATGCGGCCTGCTCGGATACGTCGACAAGAGCGACTTTACGATCCGCAAGTTCGAAGGCAACCCGGCGCATCCGGGAAGCCGCGGCCGCAACTGCGCCAAGGGTCCCGCGACGATCAATCAGGTCACCGACCCCGAACGTATCCGCTACCCGATGCGGCGCGCGGGGCAGCGCGGCGAGGGCAAATGGGAGCGCGTGACGTGGGATGAGGCGCTCGACGATCTGGCCGGGCGAATCCGCCGCGCGCTGGTCGACGGACGCCGCAACGAGATCGTCTACCACGTCGGCCGCCCCGGCCATGAACTGATTTACAACCATCGCATCCTGCACGCCTGGGGAATCGACGGACACAACAGCCATACCAACGTATGTTCCGCCGGCGCCCGCACCGGCTACGCGTTCTGGCACGGCGCGGACCGGCCCTCGCCCGATCACGCGAACGCCCGCTTTATCCTGCTGCTCAGCTCGCACCTGGAGGCGGGCCACTACTTCAACCCGCATGCGCAGCGGATTATCGAGGCGAAGCAGCGCGGCGCGCGGGTCTGCGTGATCGATACGCGGCTCTCCAATACCGCAACCAAGGCGGATTGGTGGATGTCCACCTGGCCGGGCACGGAGGCCGCCGTGCTGCTGGCGATGTGCCACGTGATCCTGCGCGAGCGGCTTTACGATCGCGAGTTTCTGCGCCGCTGGGTCAACTGGGAGGAATACCTGCGCGAAGAGCATCCCGGTCGCGCGCAGACTTTCGAGGCGTTCCTGGAGGCGCTCGCCGAGGTTTACGCGCAATACACGCCCGAGTTCGCCGAGCACGAATCAGGGGCGCCGGCGAGCGTAATCGTCGAAGTCGCGCGGGAGATCGGGCGCGCCGGTCCGGCGCTGGCGACCCACGTATGGCGCAACGCGGCGGCGGGCAACCTGGGCGGATGGCAGGTGGCGCGCGCGCTGGAGTTCCTGGTGGTCCTGATGGGAGCGGTGGACGCGCCCGGCGGCACCGCGCCCAACTCCGCCAACAAGTTCGTGCCGGCGCCGCCGATGATGCCGCCGCCGGCGAAGATGTGGAACGAGCTGATGTGGCCGCGCGAGTTTCCGCTCGCCTTCTTCGAGATGAGCTTCCTGCTGCCGCATTTCCTCAAGCAGGGCCGCGGAAAAATCAGCGCCTACTTCACCCGCGTTTACAATCCCGTGTGGACCAATCCCGACGGGATGAGCTGGATCGAGGCGCTCACCGACGAGAGCAAGATCGAACGCCACGCGTGCCTTACGCCGATCTGGAGCGAGACCGCGCAGTTCGCCGACTACGTGCTGCCGATGGGCCACGGACCGGAGCGCCATGATCTGCTGAGCCAGGAGACCCACGCCGCGCGCTGGATCGGATTTCGCCAGCCGGTCGCGCGGGTCGCGCTGGAGCGCGCGGGCAAGCGCTTCAACTTCACCTACGAGGCCCATCGCGAAGCCGGCCTGGGCGAGGTCTGGGAAGAGGACGAGTTCTGGATCGAGTTGTCGTGGAGAATCGACCCCGACGGCGCGCTCGGCATCCGCAAATACTTCGAGTCGCCGTATCGCCCGGGAGAAAAACTGACGGTCGAGGATTTCTATCGCTGGATTTTCGACAACAGCGTGCCCGGCCTGCCTGCCGCGGCGGCGAAAGAAAACCTCGCGCCGCTAGCCTACATGCGCAAGTACGGCGCGTTCCTGATCGAGGAAGGCTCCTACCGGGTTCACGAAAAGGCGCCGCCCGCGCGCGACCTTGAAGACGCCGCGGTCGATCCGGCGAGTAAAGTCATCACGCACGGAGGCGCCGCCGTCGGCGTCGAGATCGACGGCCGCGCGCACGTGGGTTTTCCCACGCCCTCGCGCAAGCTGGAGTTCTACTCAAGGACGCTCAAGGAATGGAAATGGCCTGAGTATTCTATTCCGACCTACATCAGAAGCCACGTGCACTGGAGCAAAATCGATCGCGCGCGCGGCGAAATGCTGCTGCTGCCGACGTTCCGCCTGCCGACGCTGGTACATACTCGCTCCGCCAACGCCAAGTGGCTATACGAAATATCCAATCGCAATCCGCTCTGGCTTAACCCCGAAGACGCGCGGCGCTTCAGCGTCGACACCAGCGGGCTGCTCAAGATCGCCACCGAGATCGGTTATTTCATCGACAAGGTATGGGTGACCGAATCGATTCGGCCGGGCGTGATCGCGTGCTCGCATCATCTGGGGCGCTGGCGTCTGCAGGAGGAAAGCGGCGGCGAGCGATGGGCCAGCGGACTGGTCGAATTGACCCGCAAGGAGGAGGGCGCCTGGATGATGCGGCAGGTGCACGGCGTCCGACCGTTTGCGAGCGCCGACCCCGATTCGGAGCGCGTTTGGTGGCAGGACGCCGGCGTGCATCAGAACCTGATTTTCCCCGTGCAACCCGATCCCATAAGCGGTCAGCACTGCTGGCATCAGAAGGTCACGGTCAGCGGCGCGGGGCCGGAGGATCGCTACGGCGACATCTTTGTCGACACGCGCAAGTCGCACGAGGTGTATCGCCGATGGCTCGAGATGACGCGGCCCGCTCCCGGCCCCGGCGGGCTGCGGCGTCCGACCTGGCTTGCGCGCGTATATCGGCCGGCGCCCGAGGCGTTCTACATCAAGTAG
- a CDS encoding DUF2141 domain-containing protein, which translates to MPNKAITFACILMMLAAATAAPASAPVVVRVARRIPSAGLRVRVAGLRDSKGQVICTLYDLPEAFPSDSNRAVGHAVVAIRNRSAECDFAGIAPGKYALVAFHDENSNGEFDRSWFGMPKEGYAFSNNVRPVFAPPSFKAAAFDYAGGEQWLTVAMHY; encoded by the coding sequence ATGCCGAACAAAGCCATCACCTTTGCCTGCATCCTGATGATGCTCGCCGCCGCGACGGCGGCGCCCGCGTCCGCGCCCGTTGTCGTGCGGGTCGCGCGTCGCATTCCCTCCGCAGGCCTCCGCGTGCGAGTGGCGGGTCTTCGCGATTCGAAGGGCCAGGTGATTTGCACGCTCTACGATTTGCCGGAGGCCTTCCCCTCGGATTCGAATCGGGCCGTCGGGCACGCGGTCGTGGCGATCAGGAATCGTAGCGCCGAGTGCGATTTTGCAGGCATCGCACCGGGCAAATACGCGCTGGTCGCTTTTCACGACGAGAACAGCAACGGCGAGTTCGATCGCAGCTGGTTCGGAATGCCCAAGGAGGGGTACGCGTTCTCGAACAATGTCAGACCGGTGTTCGCCCCGCCATCGTTCAAGGCCGCCGCTTTCGACTACGCGGGCGGCGAGCAATGGCTGACGGTCGCGATGCACTACTAG
- a CDS encoding bifunctional riboflavin kinase/FAD synthetase, whose protein sequence is METIRNIEALAPHPHPVVALGNFDGVHLGHRVILKTAIDRARAAAGTAFALTFDPLPAKVLAPARAPQLILAPEDKLELLRDSGIDGVIVLAFTEALSRLAPADFVRECLLGKIGAREVVVGHSVSFGHARAGNAEVMAELGRRMGFATVVVGPVRAADAVVSSTRVRELIAAGEMRRVAELLGRVHFLSGTVVHGRERGRTIGFPTANLDSATECLPPDGVYATRVILPDGAFASITNIGMRPTFAEPARTIEAHIFNFDRDIYGAKIRLEIVERIRGERKFESGQALAAQIAEDLKRAKEILAAA, encoded by the coding sequence ATGGAAACAATCCGCAATATAGAGGCGCTTGCGCCGCACCCTCATCCGGTGGTGGCGCTCGGCAACTTTGACGGCGTGCACCTGGGACATCGTGTGATCCTCAAGACCGCGATCGATCGCGCGCGCGCGGCTGCGGGCACCGCCTTCGCCCTCACTTTCGATCCGCTGCCGGCCAAGGTGCTCGCGCCGGCGCGCGCGCCCCAACTGATCCTCGCGCCCGAAGACAAACTCGAACTGCTGCGCGATTCGGGAATCGACGGCGTGATCGTCCTCGCGTTCACCGAGGCGCTGAGCCGGCTTGCGCCCGCCGATTTCGTGCGCGAATGCCTGCTGGGCAAAATCGGCGCCCGTGAAGTGGTGGTCGGACACAGCGTGAGCTTCGGCCATGCCCGCGCCGGCAACGCCGAGGTGATGGCCGAGTTGGGACGGCGGATGGGCTTTGCGACGGTCGTGGTGGGACCGGTGCGGGCCGCTGACGCGGTCGTGAGCTCGACGCGGGTGCGCGAGCTGATCGCTGCGGGCGAGATGCGGAGGGTCGCCGAGTTGCTCGGGCGCGTGCACTTCCTGAGCGGTACGGTCGTCCATGGGCGCGAGCGCGGCCGCACCATCGGCTTTCCCACTGCCAATCTCGACTCCGCAACCGAATGTCTGCCGCCCGACGGTGTTTATGCGACGCGCGTGATCTTGCCGGACGGCGCGTTCGCGTCGATAACCAATATCGGGATGCGTCCGACGTTCGCCGAACCCGCGCGCACGATCGAGGCGCACATTTTCAATTTCGATCGCGACATCTACGGCGCGAAGATCCGCCTCGAGATCGTCGAGCGGATCCGCGGCGAGCGCAAGTTCGAATCCGGCCAGGCGCTGGCCGCGCAGATCGCCGAGGACTTGAAGCGCGCCAAAGAAATCCTCGCGGCCGCGTGA
- the bamD gene encoding outer membrane protein assembly factor BamD, producing MAPMLERPVLRWAGLAAMLAMTLGAGGCAGRADIDQVSQNEQSMREMIANDQQQIAAMHDQIARLNDHITELQHNDSGDDSKQVAALKDRIAKLESQVNAPAAGTPAAPGAPAAPGAVPGAPGAAPPGAPGAPATASVAPGEGATVDEGEAAAPEGEAPPPAASVPAVAGWQSVLDQELANANNSTEPGSRVYRDGLVDMKASRYPNAVAKFQAFQRAHPKSPLAEPAEYFSANALFEMGARDPSNYNQSILQFNDLALRYPRGRFAASAQLREAEAFLRTNDSLDARLTLQKLVRDHPGTPEAAAADAMMKSMASS from the coding sequence ATGGCTCCTATGCTCGAGCGGCCCGTTTTGAGATGGGCCGGCCTTGCCGCGATGCTCGCGATGACGCTCGGCGCGGGCGGTTGCGCGGGGCGCGCGGACATCGATCAGGTCTCGCAAAACGAGCAATCGATGCGCGAAATGATCGCCAACGACCAGCAGCAGATAGCTGCGATGCACGATCAGATCGCGCGGCTCAACGACCACATCACCGAGCTCCAGCACAACGACAGCGGCGACGATTCCAAGCAGGTTGCAGCGCTCAAGGACCGCATTGCCAAGCTCGAGTCGCAGGTCAACGCGCCCGCGGCGGGCACGCCGGCCGCCCCGGGCGCTCCTGCGGCTCCGGGCGCCGTCCCAGGTGCTCCCGGAGCGGCGCCGCCGGGCGCTCCCGGCGCGCCGGCAACTGCCTCGGTAGCGCCCGGCGAGGGCGCGACGGTGGATGAAGGCGAGGCCGCCGCGCCGGAAGGCGAAGCGCCGCCGCCCGCGGCATCGGTCCCGGCGGTGGCCGGATGGCAATCGGTGCTCGACCAGGAGCTCGCGAACGCCAACAACAGCACGGAGCCGGGCTCGCGTGTTTACCGCGACGGTTTGGTCGACATGAAGGCGAGCAGATACCCCAACGCGGTCGCCAAATTCCAGGCCTTTCAGCGGGCCCATCCCAAGTCGCCGCTGGCCGAGCCGGCGGAGTATTTCTCCGCCAACGCGCTGTTCGAGATGGGCGCGCGCGACCCGTCCAATTACAACCAGTCGATCCTGCAGTTCAACGATCTCGCGCTGCGCTATCCGCGCGGCCGCTTCGCCGCCAGCGCGCAGCTGCGCGAGGCGGAGGCCTTCCTGCGCACCAACGACTCGCTCGACGCCCGCCTGACCCTGCAGAAACTGGTCCGCGATCATCCGGGCACCCCTGAGGCTGCGGCCGCCGATGCGATGATGAAGAGCATGGCGAGCAGCTAG
- the pal gene encoding peptidoglycan-associated lipoprotein Pal, with protein sequence MDNQRRLGRLTVIAAAALALALAAGCSSKQSGAGAGAGNQGAAGGIGENGLGANGSSSLNRFQKGTLGAGGEGPLSDIHFDYNDYSVRGQDGEILKSNADWMTKNPGARVQIEGHCDDRGSEEYNIALGAKRAQAAKDYLETLGITADRMSTISYGKELPVCNEDTDECWAQNRRDHFVVQQ encoded by the coding sequence GTGGATAACCAACGACGGCTGGGGCGATTGACCGTGATCGCTGCGGCGGCGCTGGCACTGGCGCTGGCCGCCGGATGTTCGTCGAAGCAGAGCGGCGCCGGCGCGGGCGCCGGAAATCAGGGCGCGGCAGGCGGAATAGGTGAGAACGGACTCGGCGCCAACGGCAGCAGCTCGCTCAACCGGTTCCAGAAAGGCACGCTAGGCGCGGGTGGCGAGGGGCCGCTAAGCGACATTCATTTCGACTACAATGACTATTCAGTGCGCGGGCAGGACGGCGAAATCCTGAAATCCAACGCCGACTGGATGACCAAGAATCCGGGCGCGCGGGTCCAGATCGAGGGGCATTGCGACGACCGCGGCTCCGAGGAGTACAATATCGCGCTCGGCGCCAAACGCGCCCAGGCCGCCAAGGACTATCTCGAAACCCTGGGCATCACCGCCGACCGGATGTCGACCATCAGTTACGGCAAGGAGTTGCCGGTTTGCAACGAGGACACCGACGAATGCTGGGCACAAAACCGTCGCGACCACTTCGTAGTCCAGCAGTAG